One window of the Ureibacillus sp. FSL W7-1570 genome contains the following:
- the dinG gene encoding ATP-dependent DNA helicase DinG yields the protein MENQKFVIVDLETTGHSPKAGDRIIQISMVIMKNWEVEETFTTFIDPKRSIPFFIQDLTNISEEEIKDALPFESHAEVIYGLLRDGIFVAHNADFDLSFLQAELERSGFPKWKGKKIDTVELSKIVFPTALGFKLGDLASDLKIPLNHAHRADDDAMATALLLKKCWEEILALPIHTIEQLHKHSFKIKSNISHLLFHALQIKRKSVEDEDGFIFYNQLALKKKEPTADYDELTSAYPHSDQEKTALLSKQFPHFEERQGQFQMMDAIWDTLQQKNEIMIEASTGVGKTLGYLLPSFIYAKQQGKKVCISTYTSFLLEQILYKEIPKMEKVFGMKIHASLLKGMQNYIDIELFEQLLEQEEHSYDETLTLMQILVWLSKTETGDLSELNLSGGGQLLIDKIRKVRRNDNPYDFYERALAESAKSDIIVTNHAMLLADLERLEPIFQSIDGWIIDEAHQFIHAAIHRQQVVFSYAQWKYYFGQIGHASENGLFHKFQVAAMQTGRFSKQLFIQLEKYFQITLERFEQVMEDLVHSMKDRRQPFLEYRHTAFLKELSLKKPLLKEVSSALQSWIDLAEQASNHFRHHGEELSKESRLLLERWDYWIREWKMKLAEWDQIFFVDNHWHAVWIEFDKRHVPGSVRIYRKPIEIKEAIVRMFQSLRKNAGIVWTSGTLTIPNNERFIAKDLGISDDVPVLKLEAPQNYYAGAKVYIATDMPDIQGVPQSEYIESVAAAVTQIVQSVEGRCFVLFTSQEMLKRTVELIQEAELLNDYLLFAQGVTGGSRMRLLKSFQKFQRSVLFGTNSFWEGVDVPGEELSAVIIVRLPFSSPDEPTFKAKAALLKAKGQNAFTDLSLPEAILRFKQGFGRLIRSSKDRGALIVLDRRIETKSYGKEFIKALPDIKIEKLPLQHMVKDLQHWYNN from the coding sequence ATGGAAAACCAAAAATTTGTCATTGTGGATTTGGAAACAACCGGCCATTCCCCAAAAGCGGGGGATCGGATCATCCAAATTTCAATGGTGATCATGAAAAATTGGGAAGTGGAAGAGACTTTCACGACCTTTATAGATCCGAAACGATCCATTCCCTTTTTTATTCAGGATTTAACGAATATTTCCGAAGAAGAAATCAAAGACGCTTTGCCTTTTGAATCCCATGCGGAAGTCATTTATGGCCTGTTGCGGGATGGGATATTTGTTGCCCATAACGCGGACTTTGATTTATCGTTTTTGCAGGCGGAACTGGAACGGTCAGGGTTCCCGAAATGGAAGGGAAAGAAAATCGACACGGTGGAACTGTCAAAAATTGTATTTCCAACGGCGCTAGGCTTTAAATTGGGAGATCTTGCAAGCGATTTGAAGATTCCGCTCAACCATGCCCATCGTGCGGATGATGACGCAATGGCGACGGCACTGCTCTTAAAAAAATGCTGGGAAGAAATTTTGGCATTGCCCATCCATACAATTGAACAATTGCATAAACATTCATTCAAGATAAAATCGAACATTTCCCATTTATTGTTTCATGCATTGCAAATCAAGCGGAAATCAGTTGAGGATGAGGATGGATTTATTTTTTACAACCAGCTGGCATTAAAAAAGAAAGAGCCTACCGCTGATTACGATGAATTAACTTCGGCATATCCGCATTCCGATCAGGAAAAAACGGCGCTTCTATCCAAGCAATTTCCCCATTTCGAAGAGCGGCAGGGCCAGTTTCAGATGATGGATGCCATTTGGGATACGCTCCAGCAAAAAAATGAAATTATGATCGAGGCTTCCACCGGGGTAGGGAAAACCCTGGGATATTTATTGCCTTCCTTCATTTATGCCAAGCAGCAAGGAAAGAAAGTTTGCATCAGCACGTACACCTCTTTTTTGCTGGAACAAATTTTATATAAAGAAATTCCGAAAATGGAAAAGGTTTTTGGAATGAAAATCCATGCCTCCCTCCTCAAAGGGATGCAAAATTATATCGATATTGAATTATTTGAACAGCTGCTCGAACAAGAGGAGCATTCCTATGATGAAACATTGACGCTTATGCAAATTCTTGTTTGGCTTTCCAAAACCGAAACGGGGGACTTGAGTGAATTGAATCTCTCCGGCGGAGGACAGCTGTTGATTGATAAAATCCGCAAAGTCCGCCGAAATGACAATCCCTATGATTTTTATGAAAGAGCACTGGCGGAAAGCGCAAAATCCGATATTATTGTGACAAACCATGCAATGTTATTGGCCGATTTGGAGCGCCTTGAGCCAATTTTTCAATCGATTGACGGATGGATCATCGATGAGGCGCATCAGTTCATCCATGCGGCGATTCATCGCCAGCAAGTGGTTTTTTCTTATGCTCAATGGAAATATTATTTTGGACAAATTGGACATGCATCGGAAAATGGGTTATTTCATAAATTCCAAGTGGCAGCAATGCAAACAGGAAGATTTTCAAAGCAGCTATTCATTCAATTAGAAAAATATTTTCAAATAACATTGGAACGGTTTGAGCAAGTGATGGAAGACCTTGTCCACTCGATGAAAGATCGGAGACAGCCTTTTTTGGAATATCGGCATACGGCATTCTTGAAAGAGTTATCATTAAAAAAACCTTTATTAAAAGAAGTGTCGAGCGCTTTGCAAAGTTGGATCGATTTGGCGGAACAAGCGTCAAACCATTTTCGTCATCATGGGGAAGAATTATCAAAGGAAAGCAGGCTGCTACTGGAGCGATGGGATTATTGGATTCGTGAATGGAAAATGAAATTGGCGGAATGGGATCAAATCTTTTTTGTGGATAATCATTGGCATGCCGTTTGGATTGAATTTGATAAAAGACATGTTCCGGGAAGCGTACGCATTTATAGAAAGCCGATCGAAATCAAAGAAGCGATTGTACGCATGTTTCAGTCATTACGAAAAAATGCCGGCATCGTCTGGACTTCGGGGACACTCACCATTCCCAATAATGAACGTTTTATCGCAAAGGACTTGGGGATCTCAGACGATGTTCCTGTTTTGAAATTGGAAGCCCCCCAAAACTATTACGCCGGCGCAAAAGTTTATATTGCAACGGATATGCCGGATATTCAAGGAGTTCCGCAGTCGGAGTATATTGAATCGGTGGCAGCGGCTGTCACTCAAATTGTCCAATCCGTCGAAGGCCGCTGTTTTGTATTGTTCACCTCCCAGGAAATGTTAAAGCGGACGGTGGAACTGATCCAGGAAGCGGAATTATTAAATGATTATTTACTCTTTGCCCAGGGGGTTACAGGGGGCAGCCGGATGCGGTTATTAAAATCTTTCCAAAAGTTTCAGCGTTCCGTATTGTTCGGCACAAACAGCTTTTGGGAAGGAGTCGATGTTCCCGGTGAGGAGTTGAGCGCCGTCATTATTGTAAGGCTTCCTTTCTCATCACCGGATGAACCGACTTTTAAAGCCAAAGCGGCGTTATTAAAAGCAAAAGGGCAGAACGCTTTTACGGATTTGTCATTGCCCGAAGCGATTTTAAGATTCAAACAAGGTTTTGGAAGGCTCATCCGCTCATCGAAAGATCGGGGGGCATTGATCGTGTTGGATCGACGGATTGAAACGAAATCATACGGGAAGGAATTTATCAAAGCCCTTCCGGACATCAAAATTGAAAAACTCCCGCTTCAACATATGGTGAAAGATTTGCAACATTGGTATAATAACTAA
- a CDS encoding DUF5590 domain-containing protein, with translation MKNWIIFIISFVLILTIGISVLVLWEASSPFTKIEKQAVELAISSDSIKTADDAYVYNGNKPYVTVFGVDEEGVEKAVFVPITLDEKSIQIVRLDEGISEEEAISHIDKKDVKEVLHTKLGYEEPGAVWEIAYINKSDKLNYVYILFEDGQWWKRILNL, from the coding sequence ATGAAAAATTGGATTATTTTTATCATTAGTTTTGTGTTAATATTAACTATTGGAATATCTGTTTTAGTCCTCTGGGAAGCATCGAGTCCATTCACGAAAATTGAAAAGCAGGCGGTGGAATTGGCAATCTCATCAGACTCGATCAAAACGGCTGATGACGCTTATGTCTACAATGGAAATAAGCCGTATGTCACCGTTTTTGGGGTTGATGAAGAAGGGGTTGAAAAAGCCGTTTTTGTACCGATCACGTTGGATGAAAAATCGATACAAATCGTTCGGTTGGACGAAGGCATTTCAGAGGAAGAGGCGATATCGCACATAGATAAAAAAGATGTCAAAGAAGTGCTTCATACAAAATTAGGCTATGAGGAACCGGGGGCCGTTTGGGAAATTGCCTATATCAACAAATCGGACAAACTCAATTATGTCTATATTTTGTTTGAAGATGGACAATGGTGGAAACGCATTTTGAATTTATAG
- a CDS encoding pyridoxal phosphate-dependent aminotransferase, whose protein sequence is MKEFLANRVKTLTPSSTLAITAKAKEMKAQGIDVIGLGAGEPDFNTPQNIIDAAIDSMQKGYTKYTPSGGLPALKQAIIEKFKRDNQLEYQPNEIIVGVGAKHVLYTLFQVIINDGDEVIIPIPYWVSYTEQVKLAGGVPVFIETTSERNYKITPEQLKNAITDKTKAVIINSPSNPTGMIYTREELEEIAKVALEHNILIISDEIYEKLVYNGAEHYSIAQLSEEVKAKTIVINGVSKSHSMTGWRIGYAAGDADIIKAMTDLASHSTSNPTTASQYAAIEAYNGPQDSVEEMRKAFESRLEIIYPKLSAIPGFKVVKPQGAFYLLPDVSEAAAKTGFASVDDFASALLTEANVAVIPGSGFGAPSNIRISYATSLDLLEEAVSRIEKFVKDRWQQ, encoded by the coding sequence ATGAAAGAATTTTTGGCCAATCGTGTAAAAACTTTAACACCTTCGTCAACTTTAGCAATTACGGCAAAAGCGAAAGAAATGAAAGCGCAAGGCATCGACGTGATTGGACTTGGAGCGGGTGAACCGGATTTCAATACGCCGCAAAACATCATCGATGCAGCTATCGATTCAATGCAAAAAGGATACACAAAATATACTCCTTCCGGTGGTCTTCCGGCTTTAAAACAAGCGATCATCGAAAAGTTTAAACGTGATAACCAATTGGAATATCAACCGAATGAAATTATTGTAGGTGTTGGAGCAAAGCATGTTCTTTACACTTTATTCCAAGTGATTATTAATGATGGCGATGAAGTCATTATTCCAATTCCTTATTGGGTTTCTTATACTGAACAAGTCAAACTTGCCGGCGGTGTTCCAGTCTTTATCGAAACAACGAGTGAAAGAAATTATAAAATAACACCGGAACAACTGAAAAACGCCATTACGGATAAAACAAAAGCGGTGATCATCAACTCCCCAAGCAATCCAACGGGAATGATTTACACACGCGAAGAATTGGAAGAAATCGCGAAAGTGGCGCTCGAGCACAATATTTTGATCATTTCGGATGAAATTTACGAGAAACTTGTTTACAATGGTGCGGAACATTATTCCATCGCGCAACTTTCCGAAGAAGTAAAAGCGAAAACCATTGTCATTAACGGTGTTTCAAAATCCCATTCAATGACAGGTTGGAGAATCGGATATGCGGCCGGAGATGCAGATATTATTAAAGCGATGACCGACTTGGCATCCCACTCAACTTCCAATCCGACGACAGCTTCCCAATATGCGGCGATTGAAGCCTACAATGGTCCGCAAGATTCGGTGGAAGAAATGAGAAAAGCTTTCGAATCCCGTTTGGAAATCATTTATCCAAAATTGAGCGCCATCCCTGGATTTAAAGTGGTAAAACCTCAAGGTGCTTTCTATTTATTGCCGGATGTGAGCGAGGCAGCGGCGAAAACGGGATTTGCATCGGTGGATGATTTTGCAAGCGCGCTTTTAACTGAAGCGAATGTTGCGGTGATCCCTGGTTCCGGTTTCGGTGCCCCTTCCAATATCCGCATCAGTTATGCCACTTCTTTGGATTTATTGGAAGAAGCAGTGAGCCGCATCGAAAAATTCGTAAAAGATCGTTGGCAACAATAA